One segment of Paenibacillus rhizovicinus DNA contains the following:
- a CDS encoding Ger(x)C family spore germination protein: protein MKPPMKPPMKPPMKPLLCLCMLGSLLILSGCWDRTEINDLAFITGSAFDRTKDGKYLLSVQIAIPQGGQSTGGSGGPPGKFFVLSATGVNASEAFELIQKQSSRRLFTAHRSVIFIGESLGRHGINDVLDVFAHDPRQRLKTYMLVVKGETGMRMLETKYPFEQVPVEAVKELERQRTEMAVTLRDYFIAASSQGISPVLGAIESERASSDGKDGAGNLFKLAGTAIFNGPRIVGFLDANETSGFLWATDHMKNSRIFANLSGGKGNVGIQMHRAKRRIFTHMRGDKVQVNIQLEGVASLVENNTKLDVSRPDNLAIVRKALEDAIEERVRHVVNKLQKQYKTDSLGIGQEIYRGHPNQWKRLKNDWQAKYPEANVSVSVKLSLLGAGMAGPPLQLYDKEIVK, encoded by the coding sequence ATGAAACCACCTATGAAACCACCTATGAAACCACCTATGAAACCATTGCTTTGCCTCTGCATGCTCGGAAGCCTGCTGATCTTGAGCGGCTGCTGGGACCGCACGGAAATCAACGATTTGGCATTTATTACGGGCTCTGCCTTTGATCGGACCAAGGACGGCAAGTATCTATTGTCGGTGCAGATCGCCATTCCCCAAGGCGGACAATCAACAGGAGGAAGCGGCGGCCCGCCTGGCAAATTCTTCGTCCTGTCGGCGACGGGAGTGAATGCGAGCGAAGCATTCGAGTTGATTCAGAAGCAGAGCTCCCGGCGGTTATTCACCGCGCACCGAAGCGTTATCTTCATCGGCGAATCGCTGGGACGGCATGGCATCAACGACGTGCTCGACGTCTTCGCCCACGATCCGCGGCAGCGGCTCAAAACCTATATGTTGGTCGTGAAAGGGGAAACGGGGATGAGAATGCTGGAGACGAAATACCCGTTCGAGCAGGTGCCAGTCGAAGCGGTCAAGGAACTGGAACGGCAGCGAACCGAAATGGCCGTCACGCTCCGGGATTATTTCATTGCCGCCTCCAGCCAAGGGATTAGTCCCGTATTAGGCGCTATCGAATCGGAGCGAGCTTCGAGCGACGGGAAAGACGGGGCCGGCAATCTGTTCAAGCTTGCCGGCACGGCGATTTTCAATGGCCCCCGCATCGTCGGGTTCTTGGACGCTAATGAAACCAGCGGATTCTTATGGGCGACCGACCATATGAAGAACAGTCGGATATTCGCCAATTTGTCCGGCGGCAAGGGTAACGTCGGCATACAGATGCACAGGGCGAAGCGGCGCATCTTCACGCATATGAGAGGGGATAAGGTACAAGTGAATATTCAATTGGAAGGGGTGGCCAGCCTCGTCGAAAATAACACGAAGCTTGACGTCAGCAGGCCCGACAATCTTGCGATTGTCCGGAAGGCGCTAGAGGATGCGATCGAGGAACGGGTCAGGCATGTCGTGAACAAGCTCCAGAAGCAGTATAAGACGGACAGCCTCGGGATCGGGCAGGAGATTTATCGGGGTCATCCGAACCAGTGGAAGCGGCTGAAGAACGATTGGCAAGCGAAATACCCCGAAGCGAATGTATCGGTCTCGGTCAAGCTGTCGCTCCTCGGCGCCGGAATGGCAGGACCTCCGCTGCAATTGTATGACAAGGAGATCGTCAAATGA
- a CDS encoding spore germination protein has product MRRLRKWGRMLPRQLSLPEEQPTAADETAMVSPELEANERYLRDVFQDCSDLVYRSVRLKAGSELLVVFVSSLVNEQIIDDHVLKPMLSLATDVPATVDDCADALLTAGTIERTPSMTTLIRKLLDGYAIVLVPAGHNAITVKASGIKQRSLEEPSSEPVIRGPRDGFIENIAVNMGLLRNRLKTSRLKTESFMLGELTQTQVIVVYLSGIVSPALLEEVKTRVKGIRVDGIIDSGYVEEFIEDLPYSPFPQVHSTERPDAVAAELLEGRIAILVDNTPFVLVLPMTLWTGLQASEDYYIRWPIATFVRWIRFLFIFIAIFAPPLYVAVTTFHQEMIPTNLVLSIASSREAVPFPALIEALLMEIIFEALREAGIRLPKQIGQAVSIVGALVIGQAAVQAGIISAPVVIIVSITGIAAFTIPRYSFANGVRLLRFPMLFLAGTLGLYGIVLGFLGILLHLASLRSFGIPYFTPVSFGSLKDILIRSPIWARTTRSLPYERSGKDQ; this is encoded by the coding sequence ATGAGACGGTTGCGAAAATGGGGACGCATGCTGCCAAGGCAATTAAGCCTGCCCGAGGAGCAGCCGACCGCCGCGGACGAAACGGCGATGGTCTCGCCGGAGCTGGAGGCCAACGAACGTTATCTGCGGGACGTATTCCAAGACTGCTCGGATCTCGTATATCGCAGCGTCCGTCTGAAGGCGGGCTCGGAGCTGCTCGTCGTCTTCGTTTCCAGCCTTGTGAACGAGCAGATCATCGACGATCACGTTCTGAAGCCGATGCTATCCCTTGCGACGGATGTACCGGCCACGGTCGATGATTGCGCGGATGCGCTTCTCACGGCAGGAACGATCGAACGGACGCCGAGCATGACAACGCTGATCCGTAAGCTGCTGGACGGGTATGCGATCGTATTGGTGCCCGCCGGACATAACGCCATCACGGTCAAAGCCAGCGGCATCAAACAGCGAAGCTTGGAGGAGCCGTCTTCCGAGCCGGTCATACGTGGACCGCGGGACGGGTTCATCGAGAATATCGCCGTGAATATGGGTCTGCTTCGCAACAGGCTCAAGACGTCCCGGCTCAAAACCGAATCGTTCATGCTGGGCGAGCTGACGCAAACCCAGGTCATCGTCGTTTATCTCTCGGGCATCGTATCTCCGGCCTTGTTGGAAGAAGTCAAAACGAGAGTGAAGGGCATCCGCGTCGACGGCATTATCGATTCAGGTTATGTGGAAGAGTTCATCGAAGACCTCCCGTATTCGCCCTTTCCGCAAGTGCACAGCACGGAACGGCCCGATGCGGTCGCCGCGGAATTGCTCGAAGGGAGGATCGCGATCCTCGTCGATAACACGCCCTTCGTATTGGTGCTTCCGATGACGCTGTGGACGGGCCTTCAAGCGAGCGAAGATTACTATATTCGCTGGCCGATCGCCACCTTCGTCCGCTGGATCCGATTCCTGTTCATCTTCATCGCGATCTTCGCTCCGCCGCTGTATGTTGCCGTAACGACCTTCCATCAGGAAATGATCCCGACGAACCTCGTGCTCAGCATTGCTTCGTCCCGCGAAGCCGTGCCGTTCCCGGCGTTAATCGAAGCGCTGCTCATGGAAATCATCTTCGAGGCATTGCGGGAGGCAGGCATCAGGCTGCCGAAGCAAATCGGCCAAGCCGTCAGCATCGTCGGCGCGCTCGTTATCGGGCAAGCGGCCGTACAGGCGGGTATCATATCGGCGCCGGTCGTCATTATCGTCTCCATTACGGGGATCGCCGCGTTCACGATTCCGAGGTACAGTTTCGCGAACGGCGTTCGCTTATTGCGCTTCCCGATGCTCTTCCTGGCCGGCACGCTCGGCCTGTACGGAATCGTGCTCGGCTTCCTTGGCATTCTCTTGCATCTAGCGTCGCTTCGTTCGTTCGGCATTCCTTATTTCACGCCTGTCTCCTTCGGCAGCTTGAAGGATATCCTGATCCGATCGCCGATATGGGCAAGAACGACAAGATCGCTTCCGTACGAACGATCCGGCAAGGATCAATGA
- a CDS encoding SLAC1 anion channel family protein — MQTMAAVQKQRSIGSIQFLPVNLFAAVMGISGLSLAWRQASKAFGISTAIADSCGMIAVLIFIVLGVGYLTKWFLYPQRVKAEFNHPITGNFFGTIPIAILLLSTVIGMYSERSGQALWVTGTTLALILCVVFVSRLLNGNLEPVHKVPATLVPVVGTLDIPVAGGTMPFPWAHEINLMSLAIGGIVALVYITLIFSRLAHHAPMPPGLTPSLIIMIAPFEVGFLGYTNFEQRIDPFASLLYYFGLFLFIVLFFKVFRKSIPFSASWWGISFPIAALTNAALKYGMYVDSWPLIAVSVLLLALLSIVIVVLFVRTVSMLVNGSLLKG; from the coding sequence ATGCAAACCATGGCTGCCGTACAGAAGCAACGCAGCATCGGATCTATTCAATTCTTACCCGTCAATCTATTCGCGGCGGTAATGGGCATTTCGGGTTTGTCCCTCGCCTGGAGACAAGCAAGCAAGGCGTTCGGCATTTCGACCGCGATCGCGGATAGCTGCGGAATGATAGCCGTTCTTATCTTTATCGTATTAGGCGTCGGTTATTTAACCAAATGGTTCCTATATCCGCAACGGGTCAAGGCTGAATTCAACCATCCCATCACGGGTAATTTCTTCGGCACGATTCCGATTGCCATTCTCTTGCTCTCCACGGTAATCGGGATGTACAGCGAGCGTTCGGGGCAAGCGCTTTGGGTAACCGGAACGACATTGGCGTTAATCCTCTGCGTTGTTTTTGTTTCGCGCTTGTTGAACGGCAATCTCGAACCGGTTCACAAAGTTCCAGCAACGCTGGTGCCCGTGGTAGGCACCCTTGATATCCCGGTTGCGGGTGGGACGATGCCGTTTCCTTGGGCGCATGAAATCAATTTGATGTCCCTGGCTATCGGAGGCATCGTGGCTTTGGTATACATCACCTTGATCTTCTCCAGACTGGCACATCACGCTCCTATGCCGCCAGGGCTAACGCCATCCCTGATTATCATGATCGCGCCGTTCGAGGTCGGGTTTCTTGGCTATACGAATTTCGAGCAGCGTATCGATCCGTTCGCATCACTGTTGTATTACTTCGGGTTGTTCTTATTCATCGTCTTGTTCTTCAAAGTCTTCCGCAAGTCGATTCCGTTCAGCGCATCTTGGTGGGGGATCAGCTTCCCGATCGCGGCCCTCACCAATGCGGCCTTGAAATACGGAATGTACGTGGATTCCTGGCCGCTAATCGCCGTTTCGGTCCTTCTTCTGGCATTGCTGAGCATCGTCATCGTCGTGCTGTTCGTTCGCACCGTGAGCATGCTGGTTAACGGGAGCTTGCTTAAAGGATAA
- a CDS encoding DUF7002 family protein: MDNAIAIVTKITNSQKRKSLFHFTRVRNLPSIAHVDALYSSIEADPAFANEGRATRKEIQLHGRSFVANAHLRIAAQAMDPNTTAQQFFQYLDRHVFLWPTRRSCLKMLEMYARREPGEAFAVLQLDARSLLLDFYDRIKLSKYDSGSSPRFPGRTTYKKSLAMFLPLERFETVQQFQVPSKPSEILEVLVENKVTHLSRYLQAVYCEQVADIPGDWREFGLPLQQFMEQ; this comes from the coding sequence ATGGATAACGCAATCGCTATCGTAACTAAAATAACGAACAGTCAGAAACGGAAGTCGCTTTTTCATTTTACAAGGGTCCGCAATTTGCCCTCGATCGCGCATGTCGATGCGCTGTACTCGAGCATCGAGGCCGATCCGGCATTCGCGAATGAAGGTCGGGCCACCCGTAAAGAAATTCAGCTTCATGGCAGGAGTTTCGTGGCGAATGCCCATCTGAGAATCGCCGCGCAAGCGATGGATCCGAATACGACCGCGCAGCAATTTTTTCAGTATCTGGACCGGCATGTGTTTCTCTGGCCGACGAGAAGGAGCTGCTTGAAGATGCTTGAGATGTATGCCAGAAGGGAACCCGGGGAAGCTTTTGCCGTGCTTCAACTGGATGCGCGATCGCTGCTGCTTGACTTCTACGACCGCATTAAGCTGTCCAAGTACGATTCCGGAAGCTCGCCTCGATTCCCGGGGCGCACGACATATAAAAAAAGCTTGGCTATGTTCTTGCCGCTGGAGCGATTCGAGACAGTGCAACAATTTCAGGTGCCTTCTAAACCTTCGGAAATCCTTGAAGTCCTCGTAGAGAACAAAGTAACGCACCTGTCCCGCTACTTGCAAGCGGTCTATTGTGAGCAAGTCGCGGACATTCCTGGAGACTGGCGGGAATTTGGCCTTCCGCTGCAGCAATTCATGGAACAGTAA
- a CDS encoding TetR/AcrR family transcriptional regulator — MKKSFTRTQKARREDIVSAAIAVINREGYAAASVDKIAQEAETSKSTVLYHFKTKEAIYDEVVVTLYQTGAAIMTERIMAVETCRDKLCAYLSSNLSFIAEHAAHVNAVHRIIENGALKSDVPDAVTPLATLLSSGQKAGDFGSFDPLVTALAIRAVVDGASFYFANHPDLDFEHYINETIQLFDKATALS, encoded by the coding sequence ATGAAGAAGTCGTTTACGCGCACCCAAAAAGCCCGACGTGAAGACATCGTTAGTGCGGCGATCGCCGTCATCAATCGTGAAGGTTACGCGGCTGCATCAGTCGATAAAATCGCCCAGGAAGCAGAGACGAGCAAGAGCACCGTTCTGTATCATTTTAAGACAAAGGAAGCGATTTATGACGAGGTGGTCGTCACGCTTTATCAGACAGGCGCTGCCATTATGACCGAACGAATCATGGCAGTCGAGACTTGTCGCGATAAACTCTGCGCCTATTTGTCCTCGAACCTGAGCTTCATCGCCGAACATGCCGCTCATGTCAACGCTGTACACCGGATCATAGAGAATGGAGCACTCAAGAGCGACGTTCCCGATGCGGTCACGCCGCTGGCAACGCTGCTATCATCTGGCCAGAAAGCGGGCGATTTCGGATCCTTCGATCCATTAGTGACAGCGCTCGCCATTCGTGCCGTGGTCGATGGAGCATCCTTCTACTTCGCCAATCATCCTGATTTGGACTTCGAGCACTACATCAACGAGACCATACAGCTTTTCGACAAAGCTACGGCGCTTTCATAG
- a CDS encoding DinB family protein, with amino-acid sequence MTQAIIHTGKVLRQVVIGQLQGITEEQFDIQPSGFNNTIRWNAGHIVYWMDKYATLCFGSPSVIPVKYETLFNSGTKPADWTMAPPSKEELIQMLVEQLSDLSERTPEMLNEKLQPTYEFGPFRFNNAGELFNFALIHEAIHLGVISSQLKTMP; translated from the coding sequence ATGACACAAGCGATCATTCACACAGGCAAAGTACTGCGTCAAGTCGTGATCGGGCAGCTTCAAGGGATTACGGAAGAACAGTTCGACATTCAACCAAGCGGATTCAATAATACAATCCGATGGAATGCCGGTCACATCGTTTATTGGATGGATAAGTATGCCACCCTTTGTTTCGGATCCCCGTCGGTCATTCCGGTTAAGTATGAAACGTTGTTTAACTCCGGAACAAAGCCAGCGGATTGGACAATGGCTCCTCCGTCGAAGGAAGAGCTGATCCAAATGCTAGTCGAGCAGCTTTCCGATCTATCCGAACGGACACCCGAAATGCTGAACGAGAAGCTGCAACCGACTTATGAATTCGGACCCTTCCGATTCAACAATGCCGGCGAGTTGTTTAACTTCGCGCTGATCCATGAAGCCATACACCTTGGTGTCATTTCGAGCCAGCTTAAAACTATGCCATAA
- a CDS encoding LysR family transcriptional regulator, whose protein sequence is MELRQLEYFAAVCKEMHFSRAAENLCTTQSNLSQQIKFLENELGLPLFDRIGKKIALTEAGRILLEQSRLIFERTDYIRGAIADLKSIEGGKLDIGILPGDGDLLFDALLVDFHRAYPKLSIGVTESTDVYEQVVNGTRDLGVTTVPAKPDDRIVIIPLFHEEFALAIRSDHPVAKSKAIPFEQLQQLKLVTFGPEHQIAKVIQSCCQDKGIAVSNSIETSTLSTLLSLVEQGIGAAILPRLLLDYLNRDHIAAVTLINPTPSQDICILYRKDKYMGQAATRFIDELQSFIQRVKKLSARSLG, encoded by the coding sequence ATGGAGCTTAGACAGCTGGAATATTTTGCAGCCGTATGCAAAGAGATGCATTTCTCCAGGGCTGCCGAGAATCTATGCACGACGCAGTCGAATCTTAGCCAGCAGATCAAGTTTTTGGAGAACGAGCTGGGCCTTCCTCTATTCGATCGCATCGGCAAGAAGATTGCATTAACGGAAGCGGGACGGATATTGTTGGAGCAAAGCCGGCTCATCTTTGAACGGACCGATTATATTCGCGGGGCGATTGCAGATCTCAAATCGATCGAAGGCGGTAAACTGGACATCGGGATTCTCCCGGGCGATGGGGATTTGCTGTTTGATGCGCTGCTTGTCGACTTCCATCGGGCCTATCCCAAGCTATCGATCGGCGTCACGGAATCCACGGATGTGTATGAACAGGTGGTCAACGGCACCAGGGACCTCGGAGTTACGACCGTACCCGCCAAACCGGATGATCGCATCGTAATCATTCCTTTGTTCCATGAGGAGTTTGCTTTGGCTATTCGATCGGATCACCCGGTTGCAAAGTCGAAGGCGATCCCCTTCGAACAATTACAGCAGCTTAAGCTGGTCACGTTCGGTCCGGAGCATCAGATTGCGAAGGTCATCCAATCCTGCTGTCAAGATAAAGGAATTGCAGTCAGCAATTCGATTGAAACCTCGACGTTATCAACGCTTCTCTCCCTCGTCGAACAAGGAATTGGAGCGGCAATTCTTCCTCGGCTGCTGCTTGATTACTTGAATCGCGATCACATCGCTGCGGTTACGCTGATCAATCCTACACCGAGCCAGGATATTTGCATCCTGTATCGCAAGGACAAATATATGGGGCAAGCTGCCACAAGATTTATAGACGAATTGCAATCTTTCATCCAACGCGTCAAGAAGCTTTCCGCCCGATCGTTAGGGTAA
- a CDS encoding ABC transporter permease — translation MWQELWFLVVSTLRRTFRNRSNLVINFGLPIVGILLATVIYGSSGQPDLRIGVVNGDGSAKIAADTVQFMGKMNHMKLMDVTEGELKKQLAEGSLDGGLVLSEGYSDSVMAGQPDHIALRTVKGAAGTAYFQAMLNSYVDNVSAMARLSAGDSAKFERLYDHYSASNYKLTISTVNDSSSTKQMSSQSIGFLLMFMLTSSGSLSELILKNRENRTYFRILSSPISAKVYVLSNIIVNLIVMMAQIVVALFFMRAVFHLSAGVSFGSLGLLLAVYALVSVSLSLAVVSFAKSSGAASAMQNLIVTPSCLIAGCFFPISVMPETMQRIADFLPQRWVLQAIEKLQSGSGLRDIGLNFSILLVFAAVFFLIAVYKFGRSDDTRNFV, via the coding sequence ATGTGGCAGGAATTATGGTTTCTCGTCGTATCGACGCTGCGGCGTACGTTCCGCAACCGCTCCAATCTCGTCATTAATTTCGGATTGCCGATCGTCGGCATCCTATTGGCGACCGTGATCTACGGCTCATCCGGTCAGCCGGATCTTCGAATCGGCGTCGTGAACGGCGACGGCAGCGCCAAGATCGCGGCGGACACCGTGCAATTCATGGGGAAAATGAATCATATGAAGCTGATGGACGTCACGGAAGGCGAGCTCAAGAAGCAGCTGGCAGAGGGATCGCTCGACGGCGGGCTTGTGCTGTCGGAAGGCTACTCCGACAGCGTGATGGCGGGACAACCGGATCATATCGCGCTGCGAACCGTCAAAGGCGCTGCAGGGACGGCCTACTTCCAAGCGATGCTGAACAGCTACGTCGACAACGTCAGCGCGATGGCGCGGCTGTCCGCGGGGGATTCCGCGAAATTCGAACGTCTGTACGACCATTACAGCGCGTCGAATTACAAGCTGACGATATCGACGGTCAACGACTCGTCGAGCACGAAGCAGATGTCGTCGCAGTCAATCGGTTTCCTGCTTATGTTCATGCTGACTTCGTCCGGGAGCTTGTCGGAGCTGATCTTGAAAAACCGGGAAAACCGGACCTACTTCCGGATTCTCTCTTCTCCGATTTCGGCTAAGGTGTACGTCCTCTCGAACATTATCGTCAATCTCATCGTCATGATGGCGCAGATCGTCGTTGCATTATTCTTCATGCGTGCCGTCTTCCATCTGAGCGCCGGCGTTTCGTTCGGCTCGCTGGGTTTGCTGCTTGCGGTATACGCGCTTGTCTCGGTCAGCCTCTCGCTGGCTGTCGTATCGTTCGCGAAGAGCTCGGGGGCGGCGAGCGCCATGCAAAATCTGATCGTGACGCCAAGCTGCCTGATCGCGGGCTGTTTCTTCCCGATCTCGGTCATGCCGGAGACGATGCAGCGCATCGCGGATTTCCTGCCGCAGCGCTGGGTGCTGCAAGCGATCGAGAAGCTGCAATCCGGCAGCGGTTTACGGGATATCGGCTTGAACTTCTCGATCTTACTCGTTTTCGCGGCCGTCTTCTTCTTGATTGCCGTGTACAAATTCGGACGCAGCGACGATACGCGCAATTTCGTGTAA
- a CDS encoding ABC transporter permease yields the protein MIAWLITVKEVKQHFRDYRTLFFLLAFPIVLMLILGITLTNAFATEVKLDGINVLVSDTSTGELSQSFAAFEGQLSQSGIAFEKQKPGVDGREEIGSDHYTAYVQVSDSGMSLYSSSSTTVESIIVQGMLSAFTDKYNAAAAVSQEAGSDAAQSVFAGGGGDYGKDESVVADRKPGSMDYYAISMTVMVGLWGAMSAGGLIRSEVVRGTGVRLFAAPIRRSDIFIGKVMGNVVANTLCILIILFFSKWVFKAYWGAHLTSVIAVLICEVIMATAFGIASNSWIKNGGGRGLVMLIVQLSSFIGGAYFPVANSGVMGTVAWLSPLRWANHALTSIIYNDDAAAAWPAMGFFLGAALLLLVSTVDFRRNREVV from the coding sequence ATGATAGCTTGGTTGATAACGGTCAAAGAAGTGAAGCAGCATTTTCGCGATTACCGAACGCTCTTCTTCCTGCTCGCATTTCCGATCGTACTTATGCTCATTCTGGGGATTACGCTGACCAACGCGTTCGCGACCGAGGTGAAATTGGATGGCATTAATGTGCTGGTGAGCGATACGAGCACCGGCGAGCTGTCGCAATCGTTCGCGGCGTTCGAAGGGCAATTAAGCCAATCGGGTATCGCATTCGAGAAGCAGAAGCCGGGCGTCGACGGCCGCGAAGAGATCGGCAGCGATCATTACACCGCCTATGTCCAAGTAAGTGATTCGGGCATGTCGCTGTACAGCAGCAGCAGCACGACGGTGGAGAGCATCATCGTTCAAGGCATGCTGAGCGCGTTCACGGACAAATACAACGCCGCGGCGGCCGTGTCGCAAGAGGCCGGTTCGGACGCGGCGCAATCCGTCTTCGCAGGCGGCGGAGGCGATTACGGGAAAGACGAATCCGTCGTCGCGGACCGCAAGCCCGGCTCCATGGACTATTACGCGATATCGATGACGGTCATGGTCGGTTTGTGGGGCGCCATGTCCGCTGGCGGATTAATCAGATCCGAAGTCGTTCGCGGGACGGGAGTCAGACTGTTCGCGGCGCCGATCCGGCGAAGCGATATCTTCATCGGCAAAGTAATGGGCAACGTCGTGGCCAACACGCTTTGCATTCTGATCATCTTGTTCTTCAGCAAATGGGTGTTCAAGGCGTATTGGGGCGCTCATCTGACATCGGTTATCGCCGTCCTCATTTGCGAAGTTATCATGGCGACCGCCTTCGGAATCGCATCGAATTCATGGATCAAGAACGGCGGGGGCCGCGGATTGGTCATGCTCATCGTGCAGCTGTCCTCGTTCATCGGCGGCGCGTACTTCCCCGTTGCCAATTCCGGCGTTATGGGAACGGTCGCTTGGCTGTCTCCGCTTCGATGGGCCAATCACGCGCTGACGTCGATTATTTATAACGACGACGCGGCGGCCGCTTGGCCGGCGATGGGATTTTTTCTAGGCGCGGCATTGCTGCTGCTTGTATCAACGGTAGATTTCCGTCGAAATAGGGAGGTCGTGTAG
- a CDS encoding ABC transporter ATP-binding protein, with the protein MNVLEIRGLTKKFGDFVAVDNISLKVREGEIFGFLGANGAGKSTTINMICSLLQPTDGDIRIMEHDIKLQSRFAKQSLGIVPQDLAIYEDLSAYENVSFFAGLYGLRGALLKQRTQEALEFVGLGDKAKSFPKNFSGGMKRRLNIACAIAHKPKLIIMDEPTVGIDPQSRNYILSSVRELNESGCTIIYTSHYMEEVEEICSRIAIVDHGKIIAEGTKEQLTASITDTKDIVIELKNAVGSESDMLTGLAGVRKVSQEENVIRIHSDASVDNLNRILKQLMAAELEIRTVEEREPNLETVFLTLTGRNLRD; encoded by the coding sequence ATGAACGTGCTGGAAATACGGGGCTTGACGAAGAAGTTCGGCGATTTCGTCGCGGTGGACAATATATCGCTTAAAGTCAGGGAGGGTGAAATATTCGGATTCTTGGGCGCGAACGGGGCCGGGAAGAGCACCACGATCAACATGATATGTTCCCTGCTTCAGCCGACGGACGGCGATATCCGAATCATGGAGCATGACATCAAGCTGCAGAGCCGCTTCGCCAAACAAAGCCTCGGCATCGTGCCGCAGGACTTGGCGATCTACGAGGATTTGTCCGCTTACGAGAACGTCAGCTTCTTCGCCGGCCTATATGGACTGCGAGGCGCGCTGCTGAAGCAGCGGACCCAAGAGGCGCTCGAGTTCGTCGGCCTAGGCGACAAGGCGAAGAGCTTCCCCAAGAACTTCTCCGGCGGGATGAAACGCCGGCTCAACATCGCCTGCGCCATCGCGCATAAGCCGAAGCTGATCATTATGGATGAGCCGACCGTCGGCATCGATCCGCAGTCGCGCAACTATATCTTGTCCTCCGTGCGGGAGCTGAACGAGTCGGGCTGCACGATCATTTACACGAGCCATTACATGGAAGAGGTCGAAGAAATCTGTTCGCGCATCGCGATCGTGGATCATGGCAAAATCATCGCGGAAGGCACCAAGGAACAGCTCACCGCGAGCATTACGGATACGAAGGATATCGTAATCGAGCTGAAGAACGCGGTCGGCAGCGAGAGCGACATGTTAACGGGGCTCGCCGGCGTACGCAAAGTCAGCCAAGAGGAAAACGTCATCCGCATCCACAGCGACGCCTCGGTCGACAATTTAAACCGGATTTTGAAGCAGCTTATGGCCGCAGAGTTGGAAATTCGCACGGTCGAGGAACGGGAACCGAATTTGGAGACGGTGTTCTTGACGCTGACGGGCCGTAATTTAAGAGATTAA
- a CDS encoding sensor histidine kinase — protein sequence MELWTLGNKTIVWLYVIALTYFAHPAAKRLLVLYFLLYFAFNLLILIAKPARAKQGLIALVIGYLILCGSFVKPEFLLLLPFACFEFASYHIRDRRAVFVLVLAPMLFLPTSLLVHYGFIAIFVYFNFVIVMRFMERVHLQEDELERARRRLQLLGRQLNDNAEYARASEYLVKLEERNRVAQEIHDGIGHAITGGLIQMEAARLTLHRDADAAEALLRNAIAISKDGIEQIRRTLKDMKPPVEQLGLGRLRTAVETFGSQSDLLTTIVHEGDIEAITPIQWKIIHENVMEALTNAAKYACASAVHVEIRVLNRFIKAVVEDNGQGAGMIVKGMGLIGMEERTAALNGTVTADGERGFVVTTLLPRSGE from the coding sequence GTGGAATTGTGGACTCTCGGCAACAAGACGATCGTATGGCTCTACGTCATCGCATTGACGTATTTTGCGCATCCGGCAGCCAAGCGTCTGTTGGTCTTGTATTTTCTGCTCTATTTCGCTTTCAATTTGCTCATTCTTATCGCCAAGCCCGCGCGGGCGAAGCAAGGGCTGATCGCGCTGGTCATCGGCTATCTGATCCTCTGCGGGTCGTTCGTTAAGCCGGAGTTTCTGCTTTTGCTTCCTTTTGCCTGCTTTGAATTCGCCTCCTACCACATTCGCGACCGGCGCGCCGTATTCGTTCTCGTCCTTGCGCCGATGCTGTTTCTGCCGACGTCGCTGCTCGTTCACTACGGCTTCATCGCCATATTCGTCTATTTCAACTTCGTCATCGTGATGCGCTTCATGGAGAGGGTTCATCTGCAAGAGGACGAGCTGGAGCGCGCGCGCCGGCGCTTGCAGCTGCTCGGCAGGCAGTTGAACGATAACGCGGAGTATGCGCGGGCAAGCGAATATCTCGTGAAGCTGGAGGAACGCAACCGGGTGGCGCAGGAGATCCACGACGGCATCGGACATGCCATCACGGGCGGTCTGATCCAAATGGAGGCGGCGCGGTTGACGCTTCACAGGGACGCGGATGCGGCCGAAGCACTGCTAAGAAATGCAATTGCCATCTCGAAGGACGGAATCGAGCAAATTAGGCGGACGCTGAAGGACATGAAGCCGCCCGTCGAGCAGCTCGGTCTGGGCAGGCTGCGGACGGCGGTCGAGACGTTCGGCAGCCAATCGGATCTGCTGACGACGATCGTCCATGAGGGCGATATCGAGGCGATCACGCCGATCCAATGGAAGATCATTCACGAGAACGTGATGGAGGCGCTCACGAACGCGGCCAAATACGCCTGCGCATCGGCCGTTCACGTGGAAATCCGGGTACTGAACCGGTTCATCAAGGCGGTCGTCGAAGATAACGGCCAAGGCGCGGGCATGATCGTCAAGGGCATGGGGCTGATCGGCATGGAAGAGCGAACGGCCGCGCTGAACGGGACGGTGACGGCGGACGGCGAGCGCGGCTTCGTCGTGACGACGCTGCTTCCGCGCAGCGGAGAGTAG